The Desulforegulaceae bacterium genome window below encodes:
- the tsaB gene encoding tRNA (adenosine(37)-N6)-threonylcarbamoyltransferase complex dimerization subunit type 1 TsaB → MLVFSADTAAEYLNLALFEDDRVLSEISFKNRGTHSRNIISNINYCYKLAKKELAETDLFAVCKGPGNFTGVRIGVSTLKGISFSLKKPLIGVSSLDASAYLFRYSDKKVLSVIDARRKEVYYSFYRFENGKLCEKTPESVGKPELIKDDGCGEIILTGNGALMYKDFFDLSFKKVYCPPAWMREAKSGVICEIAKEKFEKNFSDDKFGVLPNYIRRSNAEESFEQKS, encoded by the coding sequence ATGCTTGTATTTTCAGCAGACACAGCAGCAGAATATTTAAATTTGGCTCTTTTTGAAGACGATAGGGTTTTGTCTGAAATATCTTTTAAAAACAGGGGGACACACTCAAGGAATATAATTTCAAATATCAATTATTGCTATAAGCTTGCTAAAAAAGAGTTGGCTGAAACAGATCTGTTTGCAGTATGCAAAGGGCCTGGTAATTTTACAGGGGTGAGAATAGGAGTAAGCACTTTAAAAGGGATTTCATTTTCCCTTAAAAAACCTCTTATTGGAGTTTCTTCCCTTGATGCATCAGCTTATTTGTTCAGATATAGTGATAAAAAAGTCTTAAGCGTTATAGATGCTAGAAGAAAAGAGGTTTATTACTCTTTTTATAGATTTGAAAATGGAAAGCTTTGTGAAAAAACTCCTGAATCTGTTGGAAAGCCGGAGCTGATAAAAGATGATGGCTGTGGTGAAATTATTCTTACAGGTAATGGGGCATTGATGTATAAAGATTTTTTTGATCTTTCATTTAAAAAAGTATATTGTCCTCCAGCCTGGATGAGAGAAGCAAAGTCTGGAGTAATCTGTGAAATTGCAAAAGAAAAATTTGAAAAAAATTTCTCAGATGACAAGTTTGGAGTGCTTCCTAATTATATAAGAAGATCCAATGCTGAAGAAAGCTTTGAACAAAAATCTTGA
- the lon gene encoding endopeptidase La → MAETDKDDLINILEEEFNREDIPENMPMMPVRDVVIFTDMLLPLFVGREKSTKAIEASVRVNNYVFLATQKDPISEEPDKKEIYSVGTIAKVLRILKLPDGKVKALVQGVSKGEIKEYLSETPYFDVKVELIEDLEIKDFDMEIEALVRNIKEQSEKILGLRGELTSDIKAVFDSIEEPSKLADLVASNLQLKIDEAQSLLEERDIKAKLKKVNDYLMKEVELSVVQAKIQSDVRDEISKNQKDYYLREQMRAIHKELGESDDKVEEVEDYNKKIKKAKMPAKVQKEAKKQLKRFEQMHSDSSEAGVIRTYLDWLVELPWSKTSKGLVDMKKAAEELDKRHYGLEKIKERILEYLSVKKLNPNSKSPILCFAGPPGVGKTSLGQAIARATNRKFHRVSLGGIRDEAEIRGHRRTYIGAMPGRIIQGIKDCGSKNPIFMLDEIDKLGSDFRGDPSSALLEALDPEQNFEFSDHYLNLPFDLSKVMFILTANMTDTIPSALLDRMEVIELSGYTPEEKEEIAKNYLIPRQKKDCGIKEDQLLISDNALKKIITEYTAESGVRNLEREISAITRKSARLIVEEKKTSIRVTTSNLVNFLGISKFQPEMDKEESQVGLSTGLAWTEVGGEVLYIEASILPGKGEVQITGQIGDVMQESARAALSYAKSKLEYLSADEEFFENRDIHIHVPAGAIPKDGPSAGISMATALISAMIDKPVKNDVAMTGEITLRGRVLPIGGLKEKALGALRGGIKTIIFPDKNKKELSELPKNVKRKIKFVPVSNIEQVLEVAIGEGILKRKIKKNKTGKK, encoded by the coding sequence ATGGCTGAAACAGATAAAGATGATCTTATAAACATACTTGAGGAAGAATTTAACAGGGAAGATATCCCGGAAAACATGCCCATGATGCCTGTTAGAGATGTTGTGATTTTTACAGACATGCTTCTTCCTCTTTTTGTGGGAAGAGAAAAGTCGACAAAGGCAATTGAAGCTTCTGTCAGAGTAAATAATTATGTATTTCTTGCTACTCAAAAAGATCCAATATCTGAAGAACCTGATAAAAAAGAAATCTACTCAGTTGGCACAATAGCCAAGGTGTTGAGAATACTCAAGCTTCCAGATGGAAAGGTCAAGGCTCTTGTTCAGGGAGTTAGTAAAGGTGAGATCAAGGAATATTTAAGTGAAACTCCATATTTTGATGTTAAGGTTGAGCTTATTGAAGATCTTGAAATTAAAGACTTTGATATGGAAATCGAAGCTCTTGTCAGAAATATCAAGGAACAAAGTGAAAAAATACTTGGTCTTAGAGGAGAACTTACAAGTGATATAAAAGCAGTTTTTGACTCAATTGAAGAGCCTTCTAAACTTGCGGATCTTGTTGCTTCAAATCTTCAGCTCAAAATAGATGAAGCTCAGTCTTTGCTTGAAGAAAGGGATATAAAAGCAAAACTTAAAAAAGTAAATGACTACCTGATGAAGGAAGTTGAGCTTTCTGTTGTTCAGGCAAAAATTCAGTCAGATGTCCGTGATGAAATTTCAAAGAACCAGAAAGATTATTATTTAAGGGAACAAATGAGGGCAATCCATAAAGAGCTTGGAGAGTCTGATGATAAGGTCGAAGAGGTTGAGGATTATAACAAGAAAATAAAAAAAGCAAAAATGCCTGCAAAAGTTCAAAAAGAAGCTAAAAAACAGCTTAAAAGATTTGAGCAGATGCATTCAGATTCTTCTGAAGCAGGCGTGATAAGAACCTATCTTGATTGGCTTGTAGAGCTTCCTTGGTCAAAAACTTCCAAAGGCTTGGTTGATATGAAAAAAGCCGCAGAAGAGCTTGATAAGCGTCATTATGGTCTTGAAAAAATAAAAGAAAGAATTTTGGAATACTTAAGTGTAAAAAAGCTTAATCCCAATTCCAAGTCTCCTATCTTATGTTTTGCTGGTCCTCCTGGAGTTGGTAAGACTTCTCTTGGGCAGGCGATTGCAAGGGCAACAAATAGAAAGTTTCACAGGGTTTCCCTTGGTGGAATAAGAGATGAGGCTGAGATAAGAGGTCATAGAAGGACTTATATAGGAGCAATGCCTGGAAGAATTATTCAGGGAATTAAAGATTGTGGCTCAAAAAATCCAATATTTATGCTTGATGAAATAGATAAACTTGGTTCAGATTTCAGGGGAGATCCTTCTTCAGCTCTTCTTGAAGCCCTTGATCCTGAACAAAACTTTGAATTCAGTGATCATTATTTAAATCTTCCCTTTGATCTTTCAAAGGTAATGTTCATCTTGACTGCAAATATGACAGATACCATTCCCTCTGCTTTGCTTGACAGGATGGAAGTTATTGAGCTTTCAGGCTATACTCCTGAAGAAAAAGAAGAAATAGCAAAAAACTATCTTATCCCAAGGCAGAAAAAAGACTGTGGGATCAAAGAAGATCAGCTTCTTATAAGTGATAACGCCTTAAAGAAAATAATAACTGAGTATACAGCAGAGTCAGGGGTGAGAAATCTTGAAAGAGAAATTAGTGCGATTACAAGAAAATCTGCAAGGCTGATAGTGGAAGAAAAGAAAACCTCTATAAGGGTAACAACTTCAAATCTTGTGAACTTTCTTGGGATTTCAAAGTTTCAGCCTGAAATGGATAAGGAGGAAAGTCAGGTGGGGCTTTCAACAGGACTTGCCTGGACTGAAGTTGGTGGTGAAGTTTTGTATATTGAAGCTTCAATTCTTCCTGGAAAAGGAGAGGTTCAAATTACCGGACAAATTGGTGATGTGATGCAGGAATCAGCAAGAGCAGCCTTGAGCTATGCCAAGTCAAAGCTTGAATATCTAAGTGCAGATGAAGAGTTTTTTGAAAATAGGGATATTCATATTCATGTTCCGGCAGGTGCAATTCCAAAAGACGGCCCTTCGGCTGGAATATCAATGGCAACGGCTCTGATTTCTGCAATGATTGATAAGCCGGTTAAAAATGATGTTGCAATGACAGGAGAAATTACCTTAAGAGGAAGAGTTCTTCCAATTGGAGGACTTAAAGAAAAAGCCCTTGGAGCTTTAAGGGGGGGAATAAAAACAATAATATTTCCTGATAAAAATAAAAAGGAACTTTCTGAATTACCTAAAAATGTAAAAAGAAAAATTAAGTTTGTTCCTGTTTCAAATATTGAGCAGGTCCTTGAAGTTGCAATTGGTGAGGGTATCTTAAAACGAAAAATAAAAAAAAACAAAACCGGTAAAAAATAA
- a CDS encoding prepilin peptidase, with amino-acid sequence MYSFNLILFTSFIFGSSIGSFLNVCILRIPNEISIAFPPSSCPNCQTSIKWYDNLPILSYIFLWGKCRNCKSKISIQYPLIELFTGFMAVYTVFIFSLTIKSLFVFVFICVLVVVSVIDLHHKIIPDIISLPGIPVFFILALIINEIKILDLILGVLIGGGILYLIAFLYYLFTKKEGMGGGDIKLLAMIGGFIGYKGVLFTIFASSLIGTTIGLLLIMVKGRDMKYAIPFGPFLSLGALIYIFFGDYLIFQYINFIRG; translated from the coding sequence ATGTATTCTTTTAATTTAATCCTTTTTACATCGTTTATTTTTGGTTCATCTATTGGAAGTTTTTTAAATGTATGTATTTTAAGAATTCCAAATGAAATTTCAATAGCTTTCCCACCTTCTTCATGCCCAAACTGCCAAACTTCCATAAAATGGTATGATAATCTTCCCATATTAAGCTATATTTTTCTTTGGGGCAAATGCAGAAACTGCAAATCTAAAATCTCTATCCAATATCCTTTAATTGAACTTTTTACAGGCTTTATGGCAGTTTATACTGTATTTATATTTTCATTAACAATTAAATCCCTTTTTGTATTTGTTTTTATCTGCGTTCTTGTTGTTGTAAGTGTAATTGATCTCCATCATAAAATCATTCCTGATATTATAAGTCTTCCTGGAATTCCTGTTTTTTTTATTCTGGCCCTGATTATAAATGAAATAAAAATCCTTGATCTTATTTTAGGAGTTTTAATCGGAGGAGGAATTCTTTATCTTATAGCATTTTTATACTACCTTTTTACTAAAAAAGAAGGAATGGGAGGAGGAGACATAAAGCTTCTTGCCATGATTGGTGGATTTATAGGGTATAAAGGAGTTCTTTTCACAATTTTTGCATCTTCACTTATAGGAACAACAATCGGTCTTTTGCTGATTATGGTTAAAGGCAGAGATATGAAATACGCCATTCCTTTTGGCCCGTTTCTTTCTCTTGGTGCTTTGATTTACATATTTTTTGGTGACTATTTAATTTTTCAATATATAAACTTCATAAGAGGATAA
- a CDS encoding GNAT family N-acetyltransferase, whose product MNQIKLRTALPKDEDFIVSLEQLSFPKEKQSTKKSIQNSINSKNQIVYIAEIKGIPAGSAILFLYKHSLRIYSIAVHPDFQKKGLGKFLLNKISKTAQEKGFKKITLEVESKNEQLVKWYQKFSFEKTEFLKNYYGTDKTGFRMEKNISCRYEDSEEAGNIIVVDNPKKYSLDFPGIKIISAKDYLSLKLFRNSEKINVLNLCSNYKAHSMGYYISLISSARNHRVIPSVMTVKDITNISIAQTLFEEIRDVFDEKLKSLKNQYFEIIVILGKTPTKEYNNLAKKLFSIFEIPFFQIVFTKKESWKIKKVSLLNIDNALNEYPELFKEALSDYFDKKRYRKTRLKNYKYDLAILVNPEEKTPPSCEKALNKFKKAAEKTGFYTEFITKTDYRRLCEFDALFIRETTAIENHTYQIARHAYTEGLVVIDDPWSILLCSNKVYLNERLDRAGIKQPRSWLLTKKMLHTSITESLPFPIVLKLPESSFSLGVFKVKSPEELKSKLSSLLLKSDLVIAQEYLQTDYDWRIGVLDNQPLFACKYFMAQGHWQIYNWESQENPDFSGMTEAVPINQVPSKILKAAVKSSSLIGNGLYGVDIKEIKGSPVIIEINDNPNIDSGIEDQLLGEELYLRIMNSFFNRIEKERQNPNFLL is encoded by the coding sequence ATGAATCAGATAAAATTAAGAACAGCTCTTCCCAAAGACGAAGACTTTATAGTTTCACTTGAACAGCTTTCTTTTCCAAAAGAAAAACAAAGCACAAAAAAATCTATACAAAACAGCATTAACAGTAAAAATCAAATTGTATATATTGCAGAAATAAAAGGTATTCCAGCAGGATCTGCTATCCTTTTTCTTTATAAACATTCCCTTAGAATTTATTCCATTGCTGTTCATCCCGATTTCCAAAAAAAAGGACTGGGAAAATTTTTATTAAATAAAATATCTAAAACAGCTCAGGAAAAAGGATTTAAAAAAATAACCCTGGAAGTTGAATCAAAAAATGAACAGCTTGTAAAATGGTACCAAAAATTTTCCTTTGAAAAAACAGAGTTTTTAAAAAACTATTACGGCACTGATAAGACAGGATTCCGGATGGAAAAAAACATTTCCTGCCGCTATGAGGATTCTGAAGAAGCCGGAAACATAATTGTAGTTGATAATCCCAAAAAATATTCCCTTGATTTTCCCGGGATAAAAATTATTTCTGCAAAAGATTATCTTTCACTGAAATTGTTTAGAAATTCAGAAAAAATTAATGTGCTAAACCTTTGCTCCAATTATAAGGCCCATTCAATGGGTTATTATATTTCACTTATTTCTTCGGCAAGAAATCATAGGGTGATTCCCTCGGTAATGACTGTAAAAGATATTACCAACATTTCAATTGCCCAGACTCTTTTTGAAGAAATAAGAGATGTGTTTGATGAAAAACTTAAATCTTTAAAAAACCAATATTTTGAAATTATTGTTATTTTAGGAAAAACACCCACAAAAGAATATAACAATCTTGCAAAAAAGCTTTTTTCAATCTTTGAAATTCCTTTTTTCCAAATTGTTTTTACAAAAAAAGAATCCTGGAAAATAAAAAAAGTTTCTCTTTTAAATATTGATAATGCTTTAAATGAATATCCAGAACTTTTTAAAGAAGCCTTATCTGATTATTTTGATAAAAAAAGATATAGAAAAACAAGACTTAAAAACTATAAATATGATCTTGCAATTTTAGTAAACCCCGAAGAAAAAACACCTCCATCATGTGAAAAAGCCTTGAACAAGTTTAAAAAGGCTGCTGAAAAAACAGGATTTTACACTGAGTTCATAACCAAAACAGACTATAGAAGACTTTGCGAATTTGATGCTTTATTTATAAGAGAAACAACAGCTATTGAAAACCACACCTACCAAATAGCAAGACATGCCTACACAGAAGGTCTTGTGGTAATTGACGATCCATGGTCAATTCTTTTATGCTCAAATAAAGTTTATTTAAACGAACGTCTTGACCGTGCAGGAATAAAACAGCCTAGATCATGGCTTTTAACAAAAAAAATGCTCCATACATCAATAACAGAATCACTTCCTTTTCCAATTGTACTAAAGCTCCCTGAGAGCTCTTTTTCCCTGGGAGTATTTAAAGTTAAATCTCCAGAAGAACTTAAATCAAAATTATCTTCTCTTCTTTTAAAAAGCGATCTTGTAATTGCCCAGGAATATCTTCAAACAGACTATGACTGGAGAATTGGTGTTCTTGACAACCAGCCTCTTTTTGCCTGTAAATATTTCATGGCTCAAGGTCATTGGCAGATTTATAATTGGGAGTCCCAGGAAAATCCCGATTTTTCAGGAATGACTGAAGCTGTTCCAATAAATCAAGTACCTTCAAAAATTTTAAAAGCAGCTGTAAAATCATCATCTCTTATTGGGAATGGGCTTTATGGAGTTGATATAAAAGAAATTAAAGGAAGCCCTGTGATAATTGAAATCAATGACAATCCAAATATAGATTCAGGAATTGAAGATCAGCTTCTTGGAGAAGAACTCTACCTTAGAATAATGAACTCCTTTTTCAATAGAATTGAAAAAGAAAGACAAAATCCTAACTTTTTACTCTAA